One Rhodospirillales bacterium genomic window, GCCGTTGGCAATCGCTGCGCCACCTGATCAGCACGTGCAGGTCAAGCAGGGCTCTCACAACCTCAACGCTTCCCACTCCCCTTCCGCCACCACGGGCCCCACGATGTCCCTAACCACGGTAACCGTCCCAACCAGTCTCGACTGTGGCCGCCCGACGTCGACGCTACGCACCGGGCGCAGTTCCGCCACCGGCCG contains:
- a CDS encoding type II toxin-antitoxin system prevent-host-death family antitoxin, translating into METTKASDFKARCLAVLDRVSATGKSAVILKHGRPVAELRPVRSVDVGRPQSRLVGTVTVVRDIVGPVVAEGEWEALRL